Proteins encoded together in one Labeo rohita strain BAU-BD-2019 chromosome 21, IGBB_LRoh.1.0, whole genome shotgun sequence window:
- the barhl1b gene encoding barH-like homeobox 1b isoform X1 codes for MEASTNGSSFGIDSLLSHRPGSPVIAKGDSLVGECRSPLEFSPRSDLESGCSSPPSPRRECGEDAAQRQGHPLGLASHLQHGPISAGSQPRTVTSSFLIRDILADCKPLAACAPYSSNGQPTQETGRLASKIADDFIEKIHSNSSSDSEYKVKEEGDREISSSRDSPQVRLKKPRKARTAFTDHQLAQLERSFERQKYLSVQDRMELAASLNLTDTQVKTWYQNRRTKWKRQTAVGLELLAEAGNYSALQRMFPSPYFYPQSLVSNLDPGAALYLYRGPSAPPPALQRPLVPRILLHGLQGANEPPPPLPPLSGVLPRPTPPR; via the exons ATGGAAGCGTCCACCAACGGCTCCAGTTTTGGAATCGACTCCCTGCTATCCCACAGGCCCGGAAGCCCAGTTATCGCGAAGGGGGACAGTTTGGTAGGAGAATGCCGGTCCCCGCTGGAGTTCAGCCCCAGGTCAGACTTAGAGAGCGGTTGTTCTTCTCCTCCGTCCCCGCGGCGGGAGTGCGGTGAGGATGCGGCGCAGAGACAGGGTCATCCGCTCGGACTCGCGTCCCATTTGCAGCACGGCCCGATCTCCGCTGGATCGCAACCTCGGACTGTCACTTCATCCTTCTTAATAAGAGATATTCTGGCTGACTGTAAACCCTTAGCGGCGTGTGCTCCTTACTCCAGCAACGGCCAGCCGACTCAGGAGACGGGGAGACTGGCATCTAAAATCGCAGACGACTTCATTGAAAAGATCCACAGTAACTCGTCGTCAGACAGTGAATACAAAG TGAAAGAGGAGGGCGACAGGGAGATCTCCAGCAGCAGAGACAGCCCGCAGGTTCGCCTGAAGAAGCCACGGAAAGCGCGGACCGCCTTCACTGACCATCAGCTCGCCCAGCTGGAGCGCAGTTTTGAGCGTCAGAAGTATCTGAGTGTGCAGGACAGGATGGAGCTGGCAGCCTCTCTCAACCTGACCGACACGCAGGTCAAAACCTGGTACCAGAACAGGAG GACAAAGTGGAAGAGGCAAACGGCGGTCGGACTGGAATTGTTAGCGGAGGCTGGAAATTATTCCGCGCTGCAAAGGATGTTCCCCTCGCCGTATTTCTACCCTCAAAGCCTGGTGTCGAATCTGGACCCTGGAGCAGCGCTCTACTTATACAGGGGACCTTCGGCGCCCCCGCCGGCGCTGCAGCGTCCTCTCGTTCCCCGGATTCTTCTGCACGGTCTCCAGGGCGCCAACGAGCCGCCGCCGCCTCTGCCCCCCCTCTCCGGTGTGTTACCCAGACCGACACCACCACGATGA
- the barhl1b gene encoding barH-like homeobox 1b isoform X2 gives MEASTNGSSFGIDSLLSHRPGSPVIAKGDSLVGECRSPLEFSPRSDLESGCSSPPSPRRECGEDAAQRQGHPLGLASHLQHGPISAGSQPRTVTSSFLIRDILADCKPLAACAPYSSNGQPTQETGRLASKIADDFIEKIHSNSSSDSEYKVKEEGDREISSSRDSPQVRLKKPRKARTAFTDHQLAQLERSFERQKYLSVQDRMELAASLNLTDTQVKTWYQNRRTKWKRQTAVGLELLAEAGNYSALQRMFPSPYFYPQSLVSNLDPGAALYLYRGPSAPPPALQRPLVPRILLHGLQGANEPPPPLPPLSGVLPRPTPPRWSPGSADCASDQQGDIWSAA, from the exons ATGGAAGCGTCCACCAACGGCTCCAGTTTTGGAATCGACTCCCTGCTATCCCACAGGCCCGGAAGCCCAGTTATCGCGAAGGGGGACAGTTTGGTAGGAGAATGCCGGTCCCCGCTGGAGTTCAGCCCCAGGTCAGACTTAGAGAGCGGTTGTTCTTCTCCTCCGTCCCCGCGGCGGGAGTGCGGTGAGGATGCGGCGCAGAGACAGGGTCATCCGCTCGGACTCGCGTCCCATTTGCAGCACGGCCCGATCTCCGCTGGATCGCAACCTCGGACTGTCACTTCATCCTTCTTAATAAGAGATATTCTGGCTGACTGTAAACCCTTAGCGGCGTGTGCTCCTTACTCCAGCAACGGCCAGCCGACTCAGGAGACGGGGAGACTGGCATCTAAAATCGCAGACGACTTCATTGAAAAGATCCACAGTAACTCGTCGTCAGACAGTGAATACAAAG TGAAAGAGGAGGGCGACAGGGAGATCTCCAGCAGCAGAGACAGCCCGCAGGTTCGCCTGAAGAAGCCACGGAAAGCGCGGACCGCCTTCACTGACCATCAGCTCGCCCAGCTGGAGCGCAGTTTTGAGCGTCAGAAGTATCTGAGTGTGCAGGACAGGATGGAGCTGGCAGCCTCTCTCAACCTGACCGACACGCAGGTCAAAACCTGGTACCAGAACAGGAG GACAAAGTGGAAGAGGCAAACGGCGGTCGGACTGGAATTGTTAGCGGAGGCTGGAAATTATTCCGCGCTGCAAAGGATGTTCCCCTCGCCGTATTTCTACCCTCAAAGCCTGGTGTCGAATCTGGACCCTGGAGCAGCGCTCTACTTATACAGGGGACCTTCGGCGCCCCCGCCGGCGCTGCAGCGTCCTCTCGTTCCCCGGATTCTTCTGCACGGTCTCCAGGGCGCCAACGAGCCGCCGCCGCCTCTGCCCCCCCTCTCCGGTGTGTTACCCAGACCGACACCACCAC GCTGGTCACCGGGCAGTGCTGACTGCGCCTCGGATCAGCAAGGGGACATCTGGTCAGCGGCATGA